In Skermanella sp. TT6, one genomic interval encodes:
- the istB gene encoding IS21-like element helper ATPase IstB, producing the protein MKHPTHEALRRLRLYGMARGLEDLERQPERNQLSFDDQLALLVERETAERANTALASRLKRARLRQTACLEDLDWRTPRGLDRTLIRDLASCRWVREHQPLLVTGPTGIGKTFLACALGNQAAREGYGVFYTRLTRLLDDLATARLDGSLARVLRRLARLEVLIIDDWAMTELTAAQRLDLMEVIDDRHDRAATVLATQIPVANWHRSIGDATYADAILDRVVHRALRIELTGESMRRVRAADQKTARSATPS; encoded by the coding sequence ATGAAGCATCCGACCCACGAGGCTCTGCGCCGGCTGCGGCTGTACGGCATGGCGCGCGGCCTGGAAGACCTCGAGCGCCAGCCCGAGCGCAACCAGCTCAGCTTCGACGACCAGCTTGCCCTGCTGGTCGAGCGCGAGACGGCGGAGCGCGCCAACACCGCCCTGGCCAGCCGGCTGAAGCGGGCCCGGCTGCGCCAGACCGCCTGCCTGGAGGATCTCGACTGGCGCACGCCGCGCGGCCTCGATCGCACGCTGATCCGCGATCTGGCGAGTTGTCGCTGGGTTCGCGAGCACCAGCCGCTGCTGGTGACCGGCCCGACCGGCATCGGCAAGACGTTCCTGGCCTGTGCGCTGGGCAACCAGGCGGCCCGGGAAGGCTACGGCGTCTTCTACACCCGGCTGACGCGCCTGCTCGACGATCTGGCGACCGCCCGGCTCGACGGCTCGCTCGCCCGCGTCCTGCGCCGCCTGGCCCGCCTGGAGGTGCTGATCATCGACGACTGGGCCATGACCGAGCTCACTGCGGCTCAGCGGCTCGACCTGATGGAAGTGATCGACGACCGGCATGACCGTGCCGCCACGGTGCTGGCAACCCAGATCCCCGTGGCGAACTGGCACCGGTCGATCGGCGATGCCACTTACGCCGACGCGATCCTCGACCGCGTCGTTCACCGGGCATTGCGCATCGAGCTCACGGGCGAGTCCATGCGCCGGGTACGGGCGGCAGACCAGAAAACAGCCAGATCTGCAACGCCATCGTGA
- the istA gene encoding IS21 family transposase, with amino-acid sequence MPRGRSDMRRIREVLRLRDEFGASVRRIAAACRMPRTTVRDYLRRLESADLRFGDVKEWSDEELERRLFPPPPAQPRPLPDWAAVERDLGRRGVTLQLLWQEYLVCHPDGYRYTQFVQRFRDWQAARAVPRMRRDHLPGDALEVDYAGMTLMIGVGADARPAQIFVACLPYSGYIYAEATWTQRSEDWLASHVRLLEHLGGAPARLVPDNLKVGVSHASFYDPTLNPGYHDLAQHYRIAVVPTRVRQPRDKAAVENAVLQVERRVLAPIRDTVFVSLDAANAAIREHLAMLNAAPLSGDKDSCRARILAERERAHLRPLPADRFVPGTWSRYKLAPDYHVVIDGAAYSVPYTAIGKTVDVHATAALISIFLRGRRVACHPRASAGSRTTLEAHQPASHRAVARYTPEHLQAEFAAVGSAATLLFERILAAAEHREQAVRAGLGLLRLGGAHGADRLEQACQAALEANVRSWRYVQRWLTSGGPPPASSDGLGEHANLRGPSYYRN; translated from the coding sequence ATGCCGCGAGGGAGATCGGACATGCGACGCATCAGGGAAGTCTTGCGGCTGCGCGATGAGTTCGGGGCGAGCGTGCGCCGGATCGCGGCGGCATGCCGGATGCCGCGCACGACGGTGCGCGATTACCTGCGCCGCCTCGAGAGCGCGGACCTGCGCTTTGGCGACGTGAAGGAGTGGAGCGACGAGGAGCTGGAGCGGCGTCTGTTCCCGCCACCGCCGGCGCAGCCACGTCCCCTGCCGGACTGGGCAGCGGTGGAGCGGGACCTGGGCCGGCGGGGCGTGACGCTCCAACTGCTCTGGCAGGAGTATCTGGTTTGCCATCCCGACGGCTACCGCTACACCCAGTTCGTCCAGCGCTTCCGGGACTGGCAGGCCGCCCGGGCAGTTCCCCGGATGCGGCGCGACCATCTGCCGGGCGACGCGCTGGAAGTCGATTACGCCGGCATGACCCTGATGATCGGGGTCGGCGCCGATGCCCGCCCGGCGCAGATCTTCGTCGCCTGCCTGCCGTACTCCGGCTACATCTACGCCGAAGCGACCTGGACGCAGCGGTCGGAGGACTGGCTGGCCTCCCACGTCCGGCTGCTGGAGCACCTGGGCGGTGCTCCGGCCCGCCTGGTGCCCGACAACCTCAAGGTCGGCGTCAGCCACGCCTCGTTCTACGATCCCACCCTCAACCCCGGCTACCACGACCTTGCCCAGCACTACCGGATCGCCGTCGTCCCGACGCGGGTGCGTCAGCCGAGGGACAAGGCAGCGGTCGAGAATGCGGTGCTGCAGGTCGAACGGCGCGTGCTGGCGCCGATCCGCGACACCGTCTTCGTCAGCCTCGACGCCGCCAACGCCGCGATCCGGGAGCACCTGGCCATGCTGAACGCAGCACCGCTGAGCGGCGACAAGGACAGCTGCCGGGCGCGGATCCTGGCCGAGCGGGAGCGTGCCCATCTGCGGCCGCTGCCGGCGGACCGCTTCGTTCCGGGAACCTGGAGCCGCTACAAGCTGGCGCCCGATTACCATGTCGTGATCGACGGCGCCGCCTACTCGGTGCCCTACACCGCGATCGGCAAGACGGTCGATGTCCACGCGACCGCCGCCCTGATCAGCATCTTCCTGCGCGGGCGGCGCGTCGCCTGCCATCCCCGGGCTTCGGCCGGCAGCCGGACGACGCTGGAAGCTCACCAGCCGGCCTCCCACCGCGCGGTGGCCCGCTACACGCCGGAACACCTTCAGGCCGAGTTCGCCGCGGTCGGCTCGGCGGCGACCCTGCTGTTCGAGCGCATCCTGGCGGCGGCGGAACATCGCGAGCAGGCGGTGCGTGCCGGTCTCGGCCTGCTCCGGCTCGGCGGCGCCCACGGCGCCGACCGGCTGGAACAAGCCTGTCAGGCCGCCCTGGAAGCCAATGTCCGATCCTGGCGCTACGTCCAGCGCTGGCTCACCAGCGGCGGTCCGCCGCCAGCCTCATCCGACGGCTTGGGCGAGCACGCCAACCTGCGCGGCCCCTCTTACTACCGGAACTGA
- a CDS encoding IS3 family transposase (programmed frameshift) produces MTRRPRRNHTPAFKAKVALAAVKGEKTLSELAQQFDIHPNQITQWKAQLLDGAAGVFGSDDRGDSQGPAVDLTVLHAKIGALTLENDFLGRRARQSGFAERKAMIDRSHDLPITRQARMLNVSRGSVYYLPRPASAADLALMLRMDELHLDFPFAGSRMLRDLLTAEGFQTGRRHVATLMKRMRIQAIYRKPNTSKPAPGHKIYPYLLRNLPVTRPNQVWAMDITYIPMARGFAYLAAVIDWFSRRVLSWRLSITMEAGFCVEAVEEALARYGKPEIFNTDQGSQFTSAAFTGLLTDNAIAISMDGKGAWRDNVFVERLWRSVKYEEVYLKAYNTVAEARKSLASYFGFYNSRRPHSSLDAYFG; encoded by the exons ATGACAAGACGACCACGTCGGAACCACACACCGGCCTTCAAGGCGAAGGTGGCCTTGGCCGCCGTCAAGGGCGAGAAGACGCTGTCCGAGTTGGCGCAGCAGTTCGACATTCATCCCAACCAGATCACGCAGTGGAAGGCGCAGCTTCTCGACGGGGCAGCCGGGGTATTTGGATCGGACGATCGCGGCGACAGTCAGGGGCCGGCGGTGGATCTGACGGTGCTGCATGCCAAGATCGGAGCGCTGACGCTGGAGAACGATTTTTTGG GCCGGCGCGCTCGGCAAAGCGGGTTTGCTGAGCGCAAAGCGATGATCGACCGCTCGCATGATCTGCCGATCACCAGACAGGCCAGGATGCTCAACGTCAGCCGGGGCAGCGTCTATTACCTGCCTCGGCCGGCCTCGGCCGCCGACCTCGCGCTGATGCTCCGGATGGACGAACTGCATCTGGACTTCCCCTTCGCGGGCAGCCGCATGCTGCGTGACCTGTTGACTGCCGAAGGTTTCCAAACCGGCCGCCGTCATGTCGCCACGCTGATGAAGCGGATGAGGATCCAGGCTATTTACCGCAAGCCCAACACCTCGAAGCCGGCGCCGGGGCACAAAATCTACCCATATCTGCTGCGAAATCTGCCGGTCACGCGTCCCAACCAGGTCTGGGCCATGGACATTACCTACATTCCCATGGCACGCGGCTTCGCCTATCTCGCTGCCGTCATCGACTGGTTCAGCCGGCGGGTTCTGTCCTGGCGGCTGTCGATCACGATGGAGGCTGGGTTCTGCGTCGAGGCGGTCGAGGAAGCCTTGGCCCGCTACGGCAAGCCGGAGATCTTCAACACCGATCAGGGCAGCCAGTTTACCAGCGCTGCGTTCACCGGCCTGCTGACCGACAACGCCATCGCCATCAGCATGGACGGCAAGGGCGCATGGCGCGACAACGTGTTCGTGGAGCGGCTCTGGCGCTCCGTCAAGTACGAGGAGGTTTACCTGAAAGCCTACAATACCGTGGCCGAGGCGCGGAAATCGCTCGCCAGTTACTTCGGCTTTTACAACTCCCGCAGGCCACATTCCAGCCTTGATGCATATTTCGGCTGA
- a CDS encoding sensor histidine kinase: MSLGKIVWTVSFVLVLCSMPMLIPDLIGIQRSVEVSSGAGDRYDGELSADLLRFQVAVRDLEPGSQPEVIEEVIEEVVLRLDNVFTRLNAFPEPDSAGWYTWAAGREAGAAEVRRVLDQIDRDLPLLRTDPAAFRAVADRRAEEAVAIHWRMQLAMGEQQNTLVGRLQHQVSVFQMKLLGYGAGFIVLVGALAWLMRSHMRSEKELQATNRQLRDLSESLVVARDAAVRSNAAKSNFLANVSHELRTPLNAILGFSEALASGIFGRLPGRQAEYVGDIHLSGQRLLALINDILDLAKLDAGKLELREEVVALDKLAAEAIRGLRETSSAAGVTVDLTSVAGGVMVLGDPLRLRQVLDNLLSNAVKFTPTGGRIEVAVERLADGHTVVIVTDTGIGIPAGDLARVFLPFEQSDSRRARPAQGTGLGLPLVRQLVESHGGTVGMSSEPGVGTEVTVELPPERALPAEGNPRSIIKGNSAAKGCPRNTA, translated from the coding sequence ATGAGTCTGGGCAAGATCGTCTGGACGGTGTCCTTCGTGCTGGTGCTGTGCAGCATGCCGATGTTGATCCCCGACCTGATCGGGATCCAGCGCTCGGTCGAGGTCTCCAGTGGTGCGGGGGACCGGTACGATGGCGAACTCTCCGCCGATCTGCTGCGCTTCCAGGTGGCTGTCCGTGACCTTGAGCCGGGCAGTCAGCCGGAGGTGATCGAGGAGGTGATCGAGGAGGTGGTGCTTCGGCTCGACAACGTGTTCACCCGGCTCAACGCCTTCCCGGAGCCGGACAGCGCCGGCTGGTACACCTGGGCTGCCGGGCGCGAGGCCGGTGCGGCGGAAGTCCGGCGGGTCCTCGACCAGATCGACCGTGACCTGCCACTGCTCCGGACCGATCCGGCCGCTTTCCGGGCAGTGGCAGACCGCAGGGCCGAGGAGGCGGTGGCCATCCACTGGCGAATGCAGCTTGCCATGGGAGAGCAGCAGAACACGCTCGTCGGACGGCTACAGCACCAGGTCAGCGTCTTCCAGATGAAGCTGCTGGGCTACGGCGCCGGCTTCATCGTGCTGGTGGGGGCGCTGGCATGGCTGATGCGCAGCCACATGCGCTCCGAGAAGGAGCTCCAGGCAACCAACCGGCAGCTCCGGGACCTGAGCGAGAGCCTCGTCGTCGCACGTGACGCGGCCGTGCGGTCCAACGCGGCCAAGTCCAACTTCCTGGCCAATGTCAGCCACGAGCTGCGCACGCCGCTGAACGCCATCCTGGGGTTTTCGGAAGCGCTGGCGAGCGGCATCTTCGGCCGTCTGCCCGGCCGCCAGGCGGAGTATGTCGGCGACATCCACCTTTCCGGTCAGCGCCTGCTGGCGCTGATCAACGACATCCTCGACCTGGCCAAGCTCGACGCCGGCAAGCTGGAGCTCCGGGAAGAAGTGGTCGCCCTGGACAAGCTGGCGGCCGAGGCGATCCGGGGGCTGCGGGAAACCTCCAGCGCCGCCGGCGTCACGGTCGATCTCACGTCGGTCGCCGGCGGCGTGATGGTATTGGGCGACCCGCTGCGGCTCCGGCAGGTCCTGGACAACCTGCTCTCCAACGCGGTCAAGTTCACGCCCACGGGTGGGCGGATCGAGGTGGCGGTGGAGCGGCTTGCCGACGGCCACACAGTGGTCATCGTCACCGACACCGGCATCGGCATTCCGGCCGGGGACTTGGCGCGCGTCTTCCTGCCGTTCGAGCAGTCCGACAGCCGGCGGGCGCGTCCGGCCCAGGGGACCGGGTTGGGACTGCCGCTGGTGCGCCAGCTGGTGGAGAGCCATGGCGGTACGGTCGGGATGTCGAGCGAGCCCGGTGTCGGCACCGAGGTGACGGTCGAGCTGCCGCCCGAACGCGCGCTCCCGGCAGAGGGTAACCCACGATCGATCATAAAGGGGAATTCCGCCGCGAAGGGTTGTCCTCGCAACACGGCATGA
- a CDS encoding recombinase family protein, producing the protein MTPSPKIEPRHQRLQAIVYIRQSTPKQVQNNQESTRRQYQLAERARQMGWAASQIRVIDEDLGLSGASSRRRTGFQSLVAAIGLGEVGIILVTEVSRLSRCNSDWHRVIELCGVFRTLIADEDGVYDARDPNDLLLLGVKGTLFAAELHILRGRMRGNLLNKARRGELALRLPVGFRRRPDGVVVQDPDDAVRLAIATVFERFAVLRSARAVHRHFLENRLALPRCAQTGATAGSITWVRPTYQMIQQILTNPAYAGVFVYGRRRREAVPGDPPEMVDRRVALAEWDIVVPDVYPGYLTYDAYLANRRALKDNLYNFAQKGRGAPREGIALLTGLVVCGRCGRRMAVSYGSEYHSYHCRRAQVDYGEPLCQSCPVGTLDTIVSAAFLDAMEPVAMEATLAALETLEREQEAVDRHWQLRLERARYEVALAQRQYDAVDPDNRLVARELERRWNTALGALEALDSEYALVRRTDLMPLSAAEREEVRRIAADLPGLWRAETTMPVDRKRLLRLAVAAVTVTVDRTTRRVDVVILWTGGATSTHAAFLPPIGIHATTDAAVIARIRELSRKLPDHAIAQALNVLGLRTRTGKDWTYERVRSMRKQHGIPTDCPIKTGPLEPRADGRISAKAAARRLGVTPSLVQVWVQHGVLACDQRCPCSKQWIRLTDADVARLDGSADVSGLPTLTEVAEDTGLERDAVWTRVRQGDYIPIRTPRGRGQWEWRLKERPAGNEPVPPCAIGAGRHRGEQYG; encoded by the coding sequence ATGACCCCCTCGCCCAAGATCGAACCCCGCCATCAGCGACTGCAGGCGATCGTCTACATCCGCCAGTCGACACCGAAGCAGGTGCAGAACAATCAGGAAAGCACCCGGCGTCAGTACCAGCTGGCCGAGCGTGCACGACAGATGGGATGGGCGGCGTCACAGATCCGCGTCATTGACGAGGATCTCGGCCTCTCCGGGGCGAGCAGCCGTCGGCGGACCGGCTTCCAGAGCCTGGTCGCAGCCATCGGCCTGGGCGAGGTCGGCATCATCCTCGTCACCGAGGTGTCGCGCCTGTCCCGCTGCAACAGCGACTGGCATCGCGTCATCGAACTGTGCGGCGTCTTCCGCACCCTCATCGCCGATGAGGACGGGGTCTACGACGCGCGCGACCCGAACGATCTTCTCCTCTTGGGTGTCAAGGGCACCCTCTTCGCGGCCGAGCTGCACATCCTGCGCGGCCGCATGCGGGGCAACCTGCTGAACAAGGCGCGCCGGGGAGAACTCGCCCTTCGTCTGCCGGTCGGCTTCCGTCGGCGGCCCGACGGGGTCGTGGTGCAGGACCCGGACGACGCCGTGCGCCTGGCGATCGCCACGGTGTTCGAGCGCTTCGCCGTGCTGCGCAGTGCCCGGGCCGTGCATCGCCACTTCCTGGAGAACCGGCTGGCTCTGCCGCGGTGCGCGCAGACCGGCGCCACCGCCGGCAGCATCACCTGGGTGCGGCCGACCTACCAGATGATCCAGCAGATCCTCACCAACCCGGCTTATGCCGGTGTGTTCGTCTACGGCCGGCGACGGCGCGAAGCGGTTCCCGGGGATCCGCCCGAGATGGTCGACCGACGTGTCGCCTTGGCGGAGTGGGACATCGTCGTGCCCGATGTCTACCCGGGGTACCTGACCTATGACGCCTACCTGGCCAACCGCCGGGCGTTGAAGGACAACCTCTACAACTTCGCACAAAAGGGGCGCGGCGCTCCGCGCGAGGGGATTGCCCTGCTGACCGGATTGGTCGTCTGTGGCCGGTGCGGACGTCGGATGGCGGTGAGCTACGGCTCGGAGTATCACAGCTATCACTGCCGGCGTGCCCAGGTCGATTACGGGGAACCGCTGTGTCAGTCCTGCCCGGTCGGGACGCTGGACACCATCGTGAGCGCCGCCTTCCTCGATGCGATGGAGCCGGTCGCAATGGAGGCCACCCTGGCCGCCCTGGAAACGCTCGAGCGTGAGCAGGAGGCCGTCGACCGGCATTGGCAGCTACGCCTGGAGCGTGCCCGCTATGAGGTGGCGCTGGCACAACGCCAGTATGATGCCGTCGACCCGGACAACCGCCTGGTCGCCCGGGAGCTGGAACGGCGCTGGAACACGGCGTTGGGCGCGCTGGAGGCGTTGGACAGCGAATATGCGCTGGTGCGGCGGACCGACCTGATGCCGTTGAGCGCCGCCGAACGGGAGGAGGTTCGACGGATCGCCGCCGATCTGCCGGGTCTGTGGCGCGCGGAAACGACCATGCCGGTCGACCGCAAAAGACTGCTGCGTCTGGCGGTGGCCGCCGTGACCGTGACGGTCGACCGCACAACGCGCCGGGTCGACGTGGTCATCCTGTGGACCGGCGGCGCCACCTCCACGCACGCGGCGTTCCTGCCGCCGATCGGCATCCATGCCACCACGGACGCCGCGGTGATCGCCCGCATCCGGGAGCTGTCCAGGAAGTTGCCCGACCATGCGATCGCCCAAGCGCTCAACGTGCTGGGCCTGCGCACGCGAACCGGAAAGGACTGGACCTATGAGCGGGTCCGTTCCATGCGCAAGCAGCACGGCATCCCGACCGACTGCCCGATCAAGACCGGCCCCCTGGAGCCCCGGGCGGACGGCCGGATCTCCGCCAAGGCGGCGGCGAGGCGGCTGGGCGTCACGCCGTCGCTGGTGCAGGTCTGGGTCCAGCACGGGGTCCTGGCGTGCGACCAGCGCTGTCCCTGTTCGAAGCAGTGGATCCGGTTGACCGACGCGGACGTCGCGCGGCTCGACGGCTCCGCCGACGTGAGCGGGTTGCCGACGCTCACCGAAGTGGCTGAGGACACCGGCCTGGAGCGCGACGCAGTCTGGACGCGCGTCCGCCAGGGAGACTACATCCCCATCCGAACCCCGCGTGGCCGCGGCCAGTGGGAATGGCGCCTGAAGGAGCGTCCAGCCGGCAACGAGCCCGTTCCGCCGTGCGCCATTGGAGCAGGCCGACACAGAGGAGAGCAGTATGGATAA
- a CDS encoding recombinase family protein yields MSKITPDHLARQAYVYVRQSSPDQLLHNHESRRRQYGLADRARQLGWSEVMVIDDDLGRSGGGTARPGFERLLGAICEGRVGIVLALEASRLARNGRDWHTLLEFCGLVGCLLADEDGVYDVRFPNDRLVLGMKGTMSEMELAVLRQRSLEALRQKARRGELFFSVAVGYVKTRHDRIEMDPDARVREAIALVFRKFAEFQSIRQVHLWLRQEQIRLPATDPVADSPRTVWKLPVYNTVHHMLTNPVYGGAYAFGRTGSRVTVRDGRKRVVRGHRRTRDDWEVLIPEHHEGYISWTEFERNQQLIADNANSKGLMARGAVRRGDALLAGLLRCGHCGRRLHVSYSGTEGFCVRYNCRGAHINHGTERCISFGGLRVDAAVAAEALRFLAPLGLQAALQAIEAREANAGETRRQAELALSQARYEAELARRQYDAVDPDYRLVAAELERRWNDRLVEVHRLEEQLAALDSGQAAALTAEERARLMTLGADVEALWHHPGATAETRKRILRTIIVEIVTKVVGETIELVIHWQGGDHTRLSVAKSRTGQHRWGADAETGDLIRALARQQPDAGIAAILNRAGRRTGKGNTWTEARVRTFRNAHGIAVYRAGEQAERGELTLEQTAERLKVSKMTVLRLIGSGILQARQVCKGAPWAIPEAQLAGLEVRGVPSRRPVTQDPDQRTLDFQ; encoded by the coding sequence ATGAGCAAGATCACGCCTGACCACCTGGCGCGACAGGCCTACGTCTACGTGCGCCAGTCCAGCCCGGACCAGCTTCTGCACAACCACGAGAGCCGGCGCCGGCAGTACGGCCTGGCCGACCGCGCCCGCCAACTCGGCTGGTCCGAGGTCATGGTCATCGACGACGACCTCGGCCGCTCCGGGGGCGGAACCGCCCGGCCGGGCTTCGAGCGGCTGCTGGGGGCGATCTGCGAGGGCCGGGTCGGCATCGTGCTCGCGCTCGAGGCGTCGCGCCTCGCCCGCAACGGCCGGGACTGGCATACCCTGCTGGAGTTCTGCGGCCTGGTCGGATGCCTGCTGGCCGACGAGGACGGCGTCTACGACGTTCGTTTCCCGAACGACCGGCTCGTGCTGGGCATGAAGGGGACAATGAGTGAGATGGAGCTCGCCGTGCTGCGCCAGCGTTCACTCGAGGCCCTGCGCCAGAAGGCGCGGCGCGGCGAGCTGTTCTTCAGCGTGGCGGTCGGCTACGTCAAGACCCGACATGACCGGATCGAGATGGACCCGGACGCGCGGGTCCGCGAGGCGATCGCCCTGGTGTTCCGCAAGTTCGCCGAGTTCCAGAGCATCCGGCAGGTCCACCTGTGGCTGCGCCAGGAGCAGATCCGGCTGCCGGCGACCGATCCCGTGGCCGACAGCCCGCGCACCGTATGGAAGCTGCCGGTCTACAACACTGTCCACCACATGCTGACCAACCCGGTATACGGCGGGGCCTACGCGTTCGGCCGGACCGGCAGCCGGGTCACCGTCCGGGACGGGCGCAAGCGGGTGGTCCGTGGCCATCGCCGGACCCGGGACGACTGGGAGGTGTTGATCCCGGAGCACCACGAGGGCTACATCTCGTGGACGGAGTTCGAGAGGAACCAGCAGCTGATCGCCGATAACGCCAACAGCAAGGGGCTGATGGCCCGCGGCGCGGTGCGCCGCGGCGACGCGCTACTGGCCGGCCTGCTGCGCTGCGGCCACTGCGGCCGGCGCCTCCATGTGTCCTACAGCGGCACGGAAGGGTTCTGCGTGCGCTACAACTGCCGCGGCGCCCACATCAACCACGGCACCGAGCGGTGCATCTCGTTCGGCGGCCTGCGGGTCGACGCCGCCGTGGCGGCGGAGGCCCTGCGCTTCCTGGCCCCGCTGGGGCTTCAGGCGGCGCTGCAAGCGATCGAGGCACGCGAGGCGAATGCCGGCGAGACCCGGCGGCAGGCCGAACTGGCGCTCTCCCAGGCCCGCTACGAAGCCGAGCTGGCCCGCCGCCAGTACGATGCCGTCGATCCCGACTACCGCCTCGTCGCCGCCGAGCTGGAGCGGCGCTGGAATGACCGGCTGGTGGAGGTTCACCGCCTGGAGGAACAGCTCGCGGCGCTCGACTCCGGCCAGGCGGCGGCGCTCACGGCGGAGGAGCGCGCCCGACTGATGACGCTCGGCGCCGACGTCGAGGCGCTGTGGCATCACCCCGGCGCCACGGCGGAGACGCGCAAGCGCATCCTGCGGACGATCATCGTCGAGATCGTGACCAAGGTCGTGGGCGAGACCATCGAGCTGGTGATCCACTGGCAGGGTGGCGATCACACCCGCCTGAGCGTGGCGAAGAGCCGGACGGGCCAGCATCGGTGGGGAGCCGATGCCGAGACGGGTGATCTCATCCGGGCCCTGGCCCGGCAGCAGCCCGACGCGGGCATCGCCGCCATCCTGAACCGGGCCGGCCGGCGCACCGGCAAGGGCAATACGTGGACCGAGGCGCGGGTCCGCACCTTCCGTAACGCCCACGGGATTGCCGTCTACCGGGCTGGCGAACAGGCCGAGCGCGGCGAGCTGACCCTGGAGCAGACGGCGGAACGCCTGAAGGTCAGCAAGATGACGGTGCTCCGGCTGATCGGCAGCGGAATCCTCCAGGCGCGGCAGGTCTGCAAGGGGGCTCCCTGGGCCATCCCCGAGGCCCAGCTGGCGGGGCTGGAGGTCCGGGGCGTGCCGTCACGCCGTCCGGTAACACAGGATCCGGATCAGCGGACCCTTGACTTTCAATGA
- a CDS encoding ATP-binding protein — translation MERHELMAMMAELSLAGMRAVYDEVMADGLKRQRTVQQILGDLLAAERAEKKARSIRYQLGAARLPLARTLAEFDFAASPVNEALVCDLHDGGFLETQRNAVFVGGTALAS, via the coding sequence ATGGAGCGGCATGAGCTGATGGCGATGATGGCCGAGCTCAGCCTGGCGGGAATGCGCGCGGTCTACGACGAGGTGATGGCCGACGGCCTGAAGCGGCAGCGCACCGTCCAGCAGATCCTGGGCGACCTGCTGGCCGCGGAGCGCGCCGAGAAGAAGGCGCGCTCGATCCGCTACCAGCTCGGCGCGGCCAGGCTGCCGCTGGCCAGGACGCTTGCCGAGTTCGACTTCGCGGCCAGCCCGGTGAACGAAGCGCTGGTGTGCGACCTGCACGACGGCGGCTTCCTGGAAACCCAGCGCAACGCCGTGTTCGTCGGCGGAACCGCTCTCGCGTCATAA
- a CDS encoding IS256 family transposase, whose translation MARRKDPVIPDAILDQLLAGADAKTAFDQNGLLDQLKKALTERALKAELDHHLAGDESGNRRNGYGHKTVLTDGGSMGLSIPRDRSGTFDPALIGKYQRRFPGFDEKIISMYARGMSTREITGHLRELYGIEVSADLISTVTDAVIEEVTAWQNRPLEAIYPLVFLDAIRVKIRDEGLVRNKAIHVAIGVRADGAKEVLGLWIEQNEGAKFWLRVLNELKNRGVEDILLAVVDGLKGFPEAIAAAYPETIVQTCVVHLLRHSMEFASWKDRKAIAAALKTVYDAVDDKAAEMALTAFETGPWGEKYAAIGKAWRRAWQEVIPFFAFPREVRRILYTTNAIEALNSKLRRAVRARGHFPNDEAALKLLFLVLNRAEKDWKMPPREWTAAKAQMAVIFGDRFAKAMTA comes from the coding sequence ATGGCCCGACGCAAAGATCCTGTTATCCCTGACGCGATCCTTGACCAACTGCTGGCTGGAGCCGATGCGAAGACGGCATTCGACCAGAACGGCCTGCTCGACCAGCTGAAGAAGGCGCTGACGGAGCGGGCGCTGAAGGCGGAGCTGGATCATCATCTGGCTGGAGATGAGAGCGGCAACCGTCGCAACGGCTACGGCCACAAGACGGTGCTGACCGATGGCGGCTCGATGGGTCTGTCCATTCCCCGCGATCGGTCGGGGACGTTCGATCCGGCGCTGATCGGCAAATACCAGCGGCGCTTCCCCGGCTTTGACGAGAAGATCATCTCAATGTACGCACGCGGCATGTCAACCCGGGAGATCACGGGACACCTGCGGGAGCTCTATGGCATTGAGGTCTCAGCCGATTTGATCTCCACGGTGACGGACGCGGTGATCGAGGAGGTGACGGCCTGGCAGAACCGGCCGCTGGAGGCGATCTACCCCCTGGTGTTCCTGGATGCCATCCGGGTCAAGATCCGCGACGAAGGTCTGGTCCGCAACAAGGCCATCCATGTGGCGATTGGCGTTCGGGCCGACGGTGCCAAGGAAGTGCTGGGCCTGTGGATCGAACAGAACGAGGGCGCCAAGTTCTGGCTGCGCGTCCTGAACGAGTTGAAGAATCGGGGTGTGGAGGACATCCTGCTGGCTGTTGTCGATGGGCTGAAGGGCTTTCCCGAGGCGATCGCGGCTGCCTATCCGGAGACGATTGTTCAGACTTGCGTCGTTCATCTGCTGCGCCACAGCATGGAGTTCGCGTCCTGGAAGGACCGCAAGGCCATCGCCGCCGCCCTGAAGACGGTCTACGACGCTGTCGACGACAAGGCCGCCGAGATGGCCCTGACCGCCTTTGAGACCGGGCCTTGGGGCGAAAAATACGCGGCCATCGGCAAGGCCTGGCGGCGGGCGTGGCAGGAGGTCATCCCCTTCTTTGCCTTCCCGCGCGAGGTCCGGCGCATCCTTTACACGACCAATGCCATTGAAGCGTTGAACTCAAAGCTGCGCCGGGCGGTCCGGGCCAGGGGGCATTTCCCCAATGACGAAGCCGCGCTGAAGCTCCTGTTTCTCGTCTTGAACCGCGCGGAGAAAGACTGGAAGATGCCGCCCCGGGAATGGACGGCCGCCAAAGCCCAGATGGCTGTCATCTTCGGCGACCGGTTCGCAAAGGCGATGACCGCCTGA